In Bacteroidota bacterium, one DNA window encodes the following:
- a CDS encoding DUF2219 family protein: MQRVYGLSIEHNVFTPSSIRHDEILYGDHPFSAFLLLKSYVRSYDSKSGSVVSSSISLGFIGPAAFGKEMQTSIHTWLENLLPLGWDHQIRNDFLLNYQLNYERMIIKVPENFTLQELGLLMQVHCVMMLQPVCKLNQESSMKLLIKNPLYFCLEKVL, from the coding sequence TTGCAAAGGGTATATGGTTTATCGATAGAGCATAATGTTTTTACGCCTTCTTCCATTCGTCATGATGAGATACTTTATGGCGATCATCCGTTCTCTGCATTTTTGCTTTTGAAATCTTACGTAAGATCATACGATTCCAAATCCGGAAGCGTAGTGAGTTCATCCATTTCTTTGGGTTTTATTGGTCCGGCGGCATTTGGCAAAGAGATGCAGACTTCTATACATACGTGGCTGGAGAATCTTTTACCTTTAGGTTGGGATCATCAGATCAGGAATGATTTTCTTTTGAACTACCAGTTGAATTATGAAAGAATGATCATTAAGGTTCCGGAAAATTTCACTTTGCAGGAGTTGGGACTGTTAATGCAGGTACATTGCGTGATGATGTTGCAGCCGGTCTGCAAATTAAATCAGGAAAGTTCTATGAAACTTCTGATAAAAAATCCACTATATTTTTGTTTGGAAAAAGTACTCTAA
- a CDS encoding IS110 family transposase: MNTILGIGKIVSIALLCEIGDVNRFKRVDEFCSYMGLVLNIYQSGDKLRVRGLTKRCQSVLRSYIIEAA, encoded by the coding sequence TTGAACACTATTCTCGGCATAGGCAAGATTGTTTCTATCGCTTTACTATGCGAAATAGGAGATGTCAATAGATTTAAGAGAGTAGATGAATTCTGTAGTTACATGGGATTAGTACTCAACATATATCAATCAGGAGACAAATTAAGAGTACGAGGACTAACCAAACGATGTCAATCAGTTCTACGTTCGTATATAATTGAAGCTGCCTGA
- a CDS encoding transposase produces the protein MKTNVEMFSEKVNQLYVGLDVHKNQWSVCMRTEEFEHKTFTQPPNPEILYDYIQKNFSSYQVICAYEAGFCGYWISEQLKSYGFECLVLNAVDIPGSDKDTQRKTDRVDCRKIARELSKGEVQGIFQPDRAQQGFRNLFRQRNKLVKQLRVVKNNIRSLLFFNGTQIEKEYENGNWSLSFRKWLQAIPMDTNTNRLSLGSMLRRLDFCSKNI, from the coding sequence ATGAAAACAAATGTAGAAATGTTCTCTGAGAAAGTCAATCAATTGTATGTTGGATTAGATGTACACAAAAATCAATGGTCAGTTTGTATGCGGACGGAGGAATTTGAACACAAAACCTTTACTCAGCCACCAAATCCTGAGATTTTGTACGATTACATCCAAAAGAATTTTTCAAGTTATCAAGTTATATGTGCTTACGAAGCCGGTTTCTGCGGTTACTGGATCAGTGAACAGTTAAAATCGTATGGTTTTGAATGCTTGGTATTAAATGCAGTTGATATTCCCGGAAGCGATAAAGACACCCAAAGAAAAACCGATCGTGTTGATTGCAGGAAAATAGCCCGCGAATTAAGCAAAGGTGAAGTACAGGGAATCTTTCAACCAGACAGAGCACAACAAGGATTTCGAAACTTGTTTCGTCAGCGAAATAAATTAGTAAAACAATTGAGGGTTGTAAAAAACAATATTCGTTCTCTTCTTTTTTTTAACGGGACTCAAATCGAAAAGGAATACGAGAATGGAAATTGGAGTCTTTCGTTTAGAAAATGGTTGCAAGCAATACCAATGGATACAAATACTAATCGCCTAAGTCTTGGTTCCATGTTACGTCGATTGGACTTTTGCAGCAAGAATATTTAG
- a CDS encoding metal-dependent hydrolase yields the protein MASAFSHAFAAFAIGKSTLKKYSIKIAVLGMLCSIFPDIDVLSFYFGIPYESFWGHRGFIHSIPFALIFSLLITTLFFRSEKYFSRSWYTLVVFFFIATVSHGVLDAITNGGLGVAFFSPFDNNRYFFPWRPVQVSPVNVHSFFSEWGIRVLKSEFVYIWIPSIMLMVISKLVAKK from the coding sequence ATGGCCTCTGCCTTCTCTCACGCCTTTGCAGCTTTTGCAATCGGCAAATCAACACTAAAAAAGTACTCAATCAAAATTGCAGTACTCGGAATGCTTTGCTCAATTTTTCCGGACATCGATGTATTGAGCTTTTATTTTGGAATCCCTTATGAATCTTTCTGGGGCCATCGTGGATTTATTCATTCAATACCATTTGCACTTATCTTTTCACTTCTGATCACAACTTTATTCTTCCGGTCGGAAAAATATTTTTCAAGATCGTGGTACACCTTGGTTGTCTTCTTTTTTATTGCAACCGTTTCTCATGGAGTTTTAGATGCAATTACTAACGGCGGACTGGGAGTTGCTTTCTTTTCTCCATTTGATAATAACAGATATTTCTTTCCATGGCGTCCTGTACAGGTTTCACCTGTAAACGTCCATAGCTTTTTTAGTGAATGGGGAATCAGAGTATTGAAAAGTGAGTTTGTTTATATCTGGATTCCATCGATCATGCTCATGGTTATTTCGAAATTAGTTGCAAAAAAATAA
- a CDS encoding aminotransferase class V-fold PLP-dependent enzyme, translating to MKDSIVYLDNNSTTPVDPEVLEAMLPFFNQHFGNAASRSHAYGWIADEAVKNSRSVIADYIGAEENEIVFTSGSTEAINLAIKGVAEAYVTKGKHIITLATEHKAVLDTCKHLESLGHEITVLPVLEDGMLDLNVLDRSIRNDTILVCAMLANNETGIILPIDQIADIVHSKNSILFCDATQAGGKIRSDVSELKADLLCLSAHKMYGPKGIGMLYVRRKNPRVTLIAQIDGGGHERNLRSGTLNVPGIVGFAKACELAKKEFMQMNGTISILRTRLEQELCDLGASINGNIKHRLPNTSNLTFPGKKADEIIKALPNIAMATGSACSSALPEPSHVLTAMGLKEKDAYASIRFSLGRFTTGEEIEKVVSEFKTMI from the coding sequence ATGAAGGATTCTATCGTTTATCTTGACAATAATTCAACAACCCCCGTCGATCCTGAGGTTCTGGAGGCAATGCTTCCTTTCTTCAATCAGCATTTCGGGAATGCAGCAAGCCGTTCACATGCATATGGCTGGATAGCTGATGAAGCTGTAAAAAATTCCCGTTCTGTTATTGCAGATTATATCGGTGCAGAGGAAAATGAAATTGTTTTTACTTCAGGCTCTACTGAAGCAATTAATCTTGCCATTAAAGGAGTCGCTGAAGCCTATGTTACAAAAGGCAAACACATAATTACACTTGCCACTGAACACAAAGCAGTTCTGGATACATGCAAACACCTTGAATCTCTTGGGCATGAGATCACTGTACTTCCTGTTCTTGAAGATGGCATGCTCGACCTTAACGTTTTAGATCGGAGTATTCGCAACGATACCATTCTTGTTTGCGCTATGCTTGCAAATAATGAGACCGGAATAATTCTCCCCATCGATCAGATTGCAGACATCGTTCATTCGAAAAATTCAATTCTTTTTTGTGATGCAACTCAGGCCGGTGGAAAGATCCGTAGCGATGTTTCAGAATTGAAAGCTGATCTGCTTTGTTTGTCTGCTCATAAGATGTACGGTCCGAAAGGAATAGGAATGCTTTATGTGCGGAGGAAAAATCCACGTGTTACACTCATCGCTCAGATCGATGGCGGTGGACATGAACGCAACCTCAGAAGCGGCACACTGAATGTTCCGGGAATTGTTGGTTTTGCAAAAGCCTGCGAACTGGCCAAAAAAGAATTTATGCAAATGAATGGAACCATTTCAATTTTAAGAACACGCCTCGAACAGGAACTTTGTGATCTAGGAGCATCGATCAATGGTAATATCAAACACCGTTTACCAAACACATCCAATCTGACTTTCCCGGGAAAAAAAGCAGATGAAATTATAAAGGCTCTTCCGAATATTGCCATGGCAACAGGAAGCGCATGTTCTTCAGCATTACCGGAACCATCACATGTACTAACTGCAATGGGCCTGAAAGAAAAGGATGCATATGCTTCTATAAGGTTTTCATTAGGAAGATTTACTACGGGGGAAGAGATTGAAAAAGTTGTCTCGGAATTTAAAACAATGATTTAA
- a CDS encoding VIT1/CCC1 transporter family protein, whose amino-acid sequence MQSTTTSHHHHHHNEEHFEQSATVRDVVIGMADGLTVPFALAAGLSSAVASNEIIITAGFAEIIAGSIAMGLGGYMAGKTEIEHYDAELKREYSEVETHYEVERKEVKDIFASYGLSPESQDIIMNEMEKDKDKWVDFMMKFELGLEKPDINRARMSARNIGVAYIVGGTVPLMAYIFTDTPNQGLIYSSIITVICLLFFGYFKSKATGQDPKQGAFRTTLIGVLAAAAAYFFAHLFTNI is encoded by the coding sequence ATGCAAAGTACAACAACATCCCATCATCACCATCATCATAACGAAGAACATTTTGAGCAATCTGCCACGGTCCGTGACGTAGTCATTGGAATGGCCGACGGATTAACAGTTCCGTTTGCATTAGCAGCAGGATTGAGTAGTGCTGTTGCCAGTAATGAGATTATCATCACAGCAGGTTTTGCTGAGATCATTGCCGGATCAATTGCCATGGGATTAGGTGGTTACATGGCCGGAAAAACGGAGATTGAACACTATGATGCTGAATTGAAACGGGAATATTCAGAAGTTGAAACACATTATGAAGTAGAGCGCAAAGAAGTGAAAGATATTTTCGCAAGCTATGGACTTTCACCTGAATCACAGGACATCATCATGAATGAAATGGAGAAAGACAAAGACAAATGGGTCGACTTCATGATGAAATTTGAATTGGGATTAGAGAAACCGGATATTAACAGAGCCAGAATGAGTGCACGGAACATCGGTGTAGCTTATATTGTCGGTGGAACTGTACCGCTGATGGCTTACATTTTCACAGACACGCCGAATCAAGGACTTATTTATTCATCGATTATTACAGTGATCTGTTTATTGTTTTTCGGTTACTTCAAAAGCAAAGCAACAGGGCAGGACCCGAAGCAGGGAGCTTTCCGCACTACATTGATTGGTGTACTTGCAGCAGCAGCAGCATATTTTTTCGCTCACTTGTTTACAAATATTTGA